The genomic window CCTTCCCCACCATCTGCAACAGGAACGGAGACGACTTCAGCATTTGGAAGCGCTTTCGATATGGCCTGCTTCATGACAGCCGCTACGTCAACAGCCGATAAACTGCCTTTAAAAGAATCTGGCGCAATCACGATTTTCATGTTGTAACCACCTTACGTCATTCTTATAAAGATGATTATAATCTGAATATACACTTTTTACATCGTGCGGAATGTACAAAATTATTCTCTTAAAATCCTTTATTTTCATACGAACCTTACAAACCGAGTTCGTACACTCAAAAATAACTCTTCCCCCTCTACGACTTTTGTCTGAGCACCGATCAGTCAAATCGATGAGCATGCTCTCCCTCTTATCAACGATTCAAATCGTTTCTTTCTTTCGTACACTAAAAGCAACAACACAAAGGAGTGAAGCTAAATGAAAGACGTTATGGTGATTACAGGAGCATCAAGAGGGCTTGGAAAAGCACTAACCCTTCATTATGCGAAACAAGGGTATCGATTAGGAATCTGTGCTCGAAACGAAGAAGAGGTGATGAAGGTAAAAGAAGAAGCGATTGCTTTAGGAGCGGAAGTCGTGGCGGTTCGTGCTGATGTCGCGAACGCAAAGGATGTGGATCGGTTTGTGTCTGTCGTTGAAGCCACGTTCGGAACAATTGATATTTTACTGAACAATGCGTCGATCTTTGGTCCAGGACCACAGCTACTAGCTGATTACGATGAACACATGTTTCAAGACGTGCTTCACACGAATGTACTCAACCCATTTCTAATGACAAAACGAAGCCTTGCGACCATGTTAACAAATGACCGTGGGCTGATCATTTCCATTACGTCTGCTGCTGGTCAGACCGGGTTTGCTGAATGGGGTGCGTACGGGGTATCTAAGTTTGCAGTGGAAGGTTTGATGCAAACATGGGCAGATGAACTATCAGAAACCGAGACAGAGGTTTGTTTAGTTGATCCTGGTGAAATGAATACTGCCATGCACGACATTGCCGTTCCCAATTGCGATTATCCTTTACTAGAACCAGAAGAGCTGTTGCCGCTATTTGATCACATCATCCAACATCGTGGCACAGTCAACGGAAAGCGGTTTGACATTGATTCGTTCTTAGAGGAGGCAGGGCAATGACCAATCTTGTTTCGTTCCATGAGGCATTCTCGTTGCCAGCGCATCTTCACGCCAATACGCCTGCTGAGCATCGTGGAAACGATCGTTCCGACGTGAAGCTCCTTCATACCGAGCGGAAGAGCGGACGCATTCAAGACCACACGTTAACCGACCTCACTGAGCTCTTACAGCCGAATGATCTGCTTCTCTTCAATCGCAGCCGAACGATTCCAGCTCAGCTCGTAAGTGAAACCGACAACGTAACCGTTCGATTAGCTCGACAACTAACCGAAACCAGTTGGGAAGCACTCATTCTTGGTAAAGACAAGACTGTGGTTCAACTTCAAGACGGAGTGACGCTTCATGTTCAAGGAGATGGCAGTGAAGCCCCGTTAAAGCGTGTGACCTTTCATGGCCTGCACGAACCGGTTCTGTCGTTTCTCCATAAATACGGGGAGCCGATTCGGTATGAATACATCAACACCCCTTGGTCATTGGAGTCATACCAAACCGTATTTGCGTCTGTGCCTGGTTCCATTGAAATGCCTTCAGCTGGGCGAGCCTTTTCGTGGAAGCTGATTCATCAATTAAAACAAAACCATATTCAAGTGGGCTTCCTTACGCTGCATGCAGGCATTAGTTACTACGAAGACAACCAATGGCCAGACCCTTTGCATCACCCTGAGGCTTATATGATTCCAGCAGAAACGATTACAGCGATTCATGAAGCCAAAGCACGCGGGGGACGAATCATCGCAGTCGGCACAACGGTGGTGCGCGCAGTCGAATCGTATGCAAAAAACAAGCATTCACATCAAGGAGCTTGGAAGGACACAACCAATTTGTTCATTCAACGAGAAACGCCCTTACAGCTCGTAGATGGGTTGCTTTCCGGCTTACACGAACCACACTCTAGTCATCTCGAATTATTACGCGCGTTTTTGCCCGATGACGCACTACTGTCAAGCTACCAGCACGCCTTACAAAACAACTACCTCTGGCATGAATTTGGCGATGTCCACCTCATGCTGTAAAAAGGAGGCAACACCATGTTCACAACACATCACATTGGCATAAACGTACACGACCTAGAAGAAACGCTTTCCTTTTACAAACGCTTGCTTGACGCTACGCTAGTCGAACGAATGGCATTAAACGGCGAAGTGCTTGCGTTTATCCGAATTGGCAAAACCTTGATCGAACTCGTCGATTCAGGGCAAGACAAAGAGGAGGATTCATCCGCCTCCTCCATCCATCTTGCTTTTCAAACAAACAACCTCACAGACGCCATCGATCGCTTTCAAGCCCAACAGATAAAGCTAGAAGAAGGCCCCTATCATCTAGAAAACGGCTGGAAAGCGGTATACTTCCGGGGCATCAACAACGAATTAATTGAACTGATTGAATGCCCATCTACAAAAGACTATGCTTAACCGCAAACAAAGCCGCCTGTGTCCGGTCGCTGACGTGCAGCTTGGAAAACACATGAGATAGATGGGTTTTCACCGTTTTTTCTGTAATCCCTAACCGATCGGCAATTTCTTTATTGCTATAGCCTGAAGCAATCTCCACGAGCACTTCCCGCTCTCGTTTCGTTAGGAGTTCGATTGCCTGCTCTTCCTCAGACATTGGCGTCGCAATCCGGTTGAGCACGAATTTCGTTACTTTATCATGCAGCTTATTTTCACCGTTTAAGACCGCACGCATCGTTTCCACTAATTGTTCTGGATCGATGTCTTTTAACTGATAACCATCTGCACCAGCCTGTAAAGCCGGAATCACATGATCCTTATCAGAAAACGAGCTCAACACTAAGATCTTCACATGAGGATAGAGAGCTTTTATCTGGTTCGTCGCTTCCATGCCATTTAATTTCGGCATAAACAAATCCATTAAAATCAAATCAGGCTGAACGGTTTTCAGCTTCTGGAGTGCCTCTTCCCCATTATTTGCCTCACCGACAATCTCCATATCTTCGATGGTATTCAAATAAAACACTAACCCTTTTCGGACAACCGTATGATCGTCCACAATCATCACCTTCATACGTTGTCCCCTTGTACTAGCGGTATGCTTATATTCACGGTCGTGCCTTGATGCCGCGCAGACACAATCGTTACCGTACCGCCCATTTCCTGTACACGTTCCTTTATATTCACGAAACCCATTCCTTTTCTCACAGTGTCGGGATCAAACCCGATCCCTTGATCGACGATCTGTACCGTTACCGCTTCACTACCAAACATCAGACGGACCACTACATCCTTTGTCTTCGCATGCTTCTGGCAGTTGTTTAACCCCTCTTGTATCAAACGCCACACGCACACTTCCAATGGCTCAGCGATTTTCTTTAATCCTTCTACTTCTACTACAACAGTTAAGCCAATTAAACGCGCATACGCTTCAACCTTTGCCGCAAGCCCAGACTCCAACCCTTCTGGACGAAGCTGTTTAATTAACTCTTTTAATTCCACAAGAGCTTGATTGCCGAGCTCATGAACATGGGCAACCGTCGCTTTCACGTCCCCATCCTCTAACTGCCGCTCTAACCCTTTCGCATGCAAGATCAGGGAAAATAACAATTGATTCACACTGTCATGCAAGTCCCGAGCAAGGCGATTCCGTTCCTCACGCCGCCATAGCTGTTGTTGCTGCCGATTCAACTCAAACTGCTTCAATTGCAGGGAAATATGTGTTAGCACCTCATACAGCACCGACTCGACCCCAGCCGATAACCCTTCATCATACACACACAGCTCAAGCAGATGCTGGTCAAACGGCAAGCGTATCGTCTTGCTCGCATCCCCTTCTTCCCCAGAGAACGTCGACCACTCATTGTAGAAAAACCGAACGCCCTTCCATCCAAAAAACGCCTGTAAAGTCTCCCCAACCGTTGCCAAATAATCGTCCTCGTTCGCCACATCCCGTTGAAAAGCGAGATACTTTCCAAGCTGAGAAAGCAAAGCCGTCTGCTTCTGTTCCTCAATATACGCATTCAACCGCTTAATCGTTGCTCCAATTTGATACGCCACCGTTTCAAACAATTCCAATTCATTCCGGGAAAACGTATCAATAGACGGCGACGCGATATTGATTAACCCAAGAGACTCGCTTCCCGCTTTAATGGGGATCGTCGCATGCCGAGACAGACCCCCTGTATCGCCCCAGTCGTTCTCTACAGCAAGCTTTAATCGCTTACAATTCATAATATTAATCGGTTCATGAAGCTCCCCGTTGTTGTATTTATTCACACAATAACAGCTACCCTCTTTAAGAGGCGCGCACGTTTGGTGCATCAACCCTACCGGCAACCCTACTTGAGCCACCAATCGCTGCTTCCCTTGTGGCGATACAAGAAAGATCCAGCCCGTTTTAAGCCCAGTCGTTTCAAGAAGAGAGACTAATACCGCTTGTAAAATGTCTTCAATTCGTTCCCCTTCATTTAACGTTTTCGCAATTTCTTTTAACGTCTCGATACTGTTCATTTGTAACTCCTGTGATGGTGTGTCTTTCATTTAGTTTAGCATGAGAGGGGTTGAGGTGGGAGATAAAGTGGTTGGGGAAAAAGCATGGTTAAATAAGCAATACACATTATACGTACTCATTGTACATATTGCCTTAGTGAGATGATATACTAAAAACACTATCAATAGAACGATAGAGAGGCGCTTATTATGTGAGGTAGGGGTGTGTCGAGTATTTTTGCAAAAAGCTTAATAGATACAAGTAGGTATCGGAGTCTTTTTGTGATTTAAAACATTAGACATAAATACTTACGAGGTCGTAATGTTTTGCTGAATGTCTTCATCCATAGCATCAATCTTCTTAACAGTCGCTAACACTTGCTGAAACAATTCTTTACTATTCTGGGTTTCAAGCACATGGGCATGATGCAACAACTCCATCTTTATTTCAGCTAAAACGAGACGAGAATAGATTGCAGACATAAGAAGACCTCCAACATTAAAAATAACGACAGATGAACAAACTGTACGCAACTGATTAATTTCACTATATACGAACAAACTGTACATGTCAATACAAAAGGAGTTTGCAAATGGCTAATTTTCAAGAACGCTTAAAAGCCTTAAAAAACGAATCATCGACAAGTTATCAAGAGTTAGCAGAATACCTGGGGATTAGTTTAAGAGCTGTGCAACATTACGCAAGTGGCGCACGCACTCCTGATTTAGAGGGTTTAATTAAAATTGCAGATTTTTATGAGGTATCGCTGGATTATTTAGTAGGGAGAAGTAATGAGAGGGAGAGAAGCTAATTTCTTATCGATATAAGATTTCATAATAATAAAAAACACGGATGGAATTTCCATCCGTGTTTTTAAGATACAAAAAATTAATTTTCATTCAATTCATTATTACCGTTAAAATCCTCTTCTACCTTGCCCTCATCAATTAGCTTTATTTCTTCATCTTCATCCACATTGGATTCAACTTCCTCTAATAAAGGTGCATCTTCTTCAATAACTTCTTCTACACTTTCATTGATTGGATCGTCAGAAATTGCCTCATCCTCTTCTTTAATGTCTTGTTCTTCAATCTTCACTGAGTCTTTCGTGTAAACACTTTCTGTAAAGATATATTCCACTGATGCTCTAGCTTCATTAAATAACCCTGGTCCAGTAGAAAGTCTATCTTTCGCATGGACGATAACTTCATATCTCCCCTGTTTTACCGGCGTCCAAGTAATAGTTTTGTTCTCACTGTATTCTTGAATTGTTGTTAACTTACCAGTTTGATCACGCACGATAAAGCGATATTCAGTTTGGCTACTCCCTGATGCTTCAGCAGTAAAAATTACTTCTGTACCTACTTGTTGATTCTTATCCTTATTACCACTTAAAACGACACTTTTTACAGTTTCTTTTTCAACAAAATTATAGATTACTGAAGATCTTGCTTCATGAAATGTACCTGTCCCACTTGAGAACTTGTCTTTAGCATGAACAATTACTTCATAACGACCTGGCTCACTCGGACTCCAAATCACTGTACTTTTATTACTGTATTCTTGAATTGTTGTTAATTTACCAGTTCGATCCCTTACAATGAAGCGATATTCTGCATTACGACTTCCTTTTGATTTTGCTTCAAAATTAACGTTGGTTCCGATTCTTTGTATATCTTTAAGGTCACCCAGAATACTAACTTCACTAACCGTTTCTTTATCAGTAAAACTCACTTTCATAGAAGCTCTAGCTTCATGGAATGTACTATGACCAGTTGAATATTTATCTTTGGCATGCACTACAATTTCATATTGCCCAGACTTGTCTGGCGACCAAGAGATTTTATTGTTGTTACTATACTCTTGTAAAGTAGTTAGCTTTCCAGACTGTTCACGAACAATAAAACGATATTCTGCATTGTGGCTTCCTGAAGAACTTGCATTAAAAGTAACTTTACTCCCGACTGGCATATCACTAGTATGATTACTATCGAGGTCTACTCCTGTTACTGTTTCATGTTCAACAACTTTAATTTTAAGAGAATCACGAGCATCATTAAATGTTCCTGTTTTTTGTCCAAATCGATCTTTAGCATGAACAATAAGTTCATATTCACCAGGGGTATCTGGCACCCAATTCAAAGTTGGATTACTTTTGTAATCCGATAAAGTAGTCACTTTCCCCTTCTGATCACGTAGCATATATCTATATTCAGAATTCAAACTTCCAGTGGACGAAGCAGTAAACCTTATAGATGAACCCACTCTAACAGCCTCTTTTTGATTACTATCGAGGGAAACAGAATTAACTATTTCTCTATTAATTGTAAATCTGAAAGAATCCCTTGCTTCATGGAATAAACCTTCTCCAGTTGCATTCTTATCTTTTCCATGTACAATAAGCTCGTATTCACCTGGAATAACAGGCGTCCAATTAGCGATTGATTCCGAACTGTAATCTTTTAGAGTTTGTAACCTACCATCTTTATCTCTAATTAAGAAACGATACTCGGCGTTTCTGCTACCTTCAGATATTGCTTCAAAATTAATAGTATTATTATTCGTAAATGAATTAATGTGTTTATTTAATAAAAGTACACTTCTAACAGTAGGTTTACCTACTGTAAAATTGACATTAAAATCTATTCCACTACGATAAAATTTTTGGTTTCCTGCTTTATCTTCAACGGAAATCGCTTCTACATACCATTCTCCCATTTCAGCGTATTCACTAACCTCAAACTCTGCTCTCCAATTATCATTTTCTTGGTATTTAGCTATAGAACTTTCTTGCTGTTTTCCTGAAATACTCCTTACATGTGCAATTACTGTTTCCACTCCAGAAATGTCGTCAGTTATTTTCATTTTGACAGCGTTTCGCTCTCCTGCTTGCATCTCGCTTCTTTCAATATCAGTTGTATGTAGTGTTGGTGGCGTTACATCTGAATGAACATTTTCTACGTTAAATCTCACATTAAAGTCTATTCCATTACGATAAAATTTCTGGTTTCCTGCTTTATCTTCAACGGAAATCGCTTCTACATACCATTCTCCCATTTCAGCGTATTCACTAACCTCAAACTCTGCTCTCCAATTATCATTCTCTTGGTATTTAGCTATAGAACTTTCTTGCTGTTTTCCTGAAATACTCCTTACATGTGCAATTACTGTTTTCACTCCAGAAATGTCGTCAGTTATTTTCATTTTGACAGCGTTTCGCTCTCCTGCTTGCATTTCGCTTCTTTCAATCACAGTTGTATGTAGTGTTGGTGGCGTTACATCTGAATAAACATTTTCTACGTTAAATCTCACATTAAAGTCTATTCCACTACGATAAAATTTTTGATTTCCTGCTTTATCTTCAACGGAAATTGCATCTACATACCATTCTCCCGTTTCAGCATATTCACTAACCTCAAACTCTGCTCTCCAATTATCATTCTCTTGGTATTTAGCTATAGAACTTTCTTGCTGTTTTCCTGAAATACTTCTTACATGTGCAATTACTGTTTCCACTCCAGAAATGTCGTCAGTTATTTTCATTATGACAGCGTTTCGCTCTCCTGCTTGCATTTTGCTTTTTTCGATACCAACTGTATGAAGTTTAGGTGGTGTTATATCACTAAAAGCTAGTGATTGCGGAGCCAAAAATAAAAATAATAAAAAAATAACCAATAATGAACAAATTTTCTTCATCTTTTTCCCCTCTCTTAATCATAGTTCTACTTTACTATTATAGTAAGTTTCTTCTCTATCAACAAGCAAATTTTGATAGATTATACCTAGTATTTTGATCCCTCTTATGAATAAATAACATAACAAAAACACCTCAAAAATATAAGTTAGATTAACCCTTACATTCTTGAGGTGCTTAGTTTATGCAAACTCTTTCTGAGTCTTTACAATTGGACGACCAATTGAAAAATAATCCAAGTTTGCTGATTTCATAGTTTCTACGTT from Shouchella hunanensis includes these protein-coding regions:
- a CDS encoding helix-turn-helix domain-containing protein → MANFQERLKALKNESSTSYQELAEYLGISLRAVQHYASGARTPDLEGLIKIADFYEVSLDYLVGRSNERERS
- a CDS encoding VOC family protein, producing MFTTHHIGINVHDLEETLSFYKRLLDATLVERMALNGEVLAFIRIGKTLIELVDSGQDKEEDSSASSIHLAFQTNNLTDAIDRFQAQQIKLEEGPYHLENGWKAVYFRGINNELIELIECPSTKDYA
- a CDS encoding GAF domain-containing sensor histidine kinase encodes the protein MNSIETLKEIAKTLNEGERIEDILQAVLVSLLETTGLKTGWIFLVSPQGKQRLVAQVGLPVGLMHQTCAPLKEGSCYCVNKYNNGELHEPINIMNCKRLKLAVENDWGDTGGLSRHATIPIKAGSESLGLINIASPSIDTFSRNELELFETVAYQIGATIKRLNAYIEEQKQTALLSQLGKYLAFQRDVANEDDYLATVGETLQAFFGWKGVRFFYNEWSTFSGEEGDASKTIRLPFDQHLLELCVYDEGLSAGVESVLYEVLTHISLQLKQFELNRQQQQLWRREERNRLARDLHDSVNQLLFSLILHAKGLERQLEDGDVKATVAHVHELGNQALVELKELIKQLRPEGLESGLAAKVEAYARLIGLTVVVEVEGLKKIAEPLEVCVWRLIQEGLNNCQKHAKTKDVVVRLMFGSEAVTVQIVDQGIGFDPDTVRKGMGFVNIKERVQEMGGTVTIVSARHQGTTVNISIPLVQGDNV
- a CDS encoding SDR family NAD(P)-dependent oxidoreductase, translating into MKDVMVITGASRGLGKALTLHYAKQGYRLGICARNEEEVMKVKEEAIALGAEVVAVRADVANAKDVDRFVSVVEATFGTIDILLNNASIFGPGPQLLADYDEHMFQDVLHTNVLNPFLMTKRSLATMLTNDRGLIISITSAAGQTGFAEWGAYGVSKFAVEGLMQTWADELSETETEVCLVDPGEMNTAMHDIAVPNCDYPLLEPEELLPLFDHIIQHRGTVNGKRFDIDSFLEEAGQ
- a CDS encoding triple tyrosine motif-containing protein, giving the protein MKKICSLLVIFLLFLFLAPQSLAFSDITPPKLHTVGIEKSKMQAGERNAVIMKITDDISGVETVIAHVRSISGKQQESSIAKYQENDNWRAEFEVSEYAETGEWYVDAISVEDKAGNQKFYRSGIDFNVRFNVENVYSDVTPPTLHTTVIERSEMQAGERNAVKMKITDDISGVKTVIAHVRSISGKQQESSIAKYQENDNWRAEFEVSEYAEMGEWYVEAISVEDKAGNQKFYRNGIDFNVRFNVENVHSDVTPPTLHTTDIERSEMQAGERNAVKMKITDDISGVETVIAHVRSISGKQQESSIAKYQENDNWRAEFEVSEYAEMGEWYVEAISVEDKAGNQKFYRSGIDFNVNFTVGKPTVRSVLLLNKHINSFTNNNTINFEAISEGSRNAEYRFLIRDKDGRLQTLKDYSSESIANWTPVIPGEYELIVHGKDKNATGEGLFHEARDSFRFTINREIVNSVSLDSNQKEAVRVGSSIRFTASSTGSLNSEYRYMLRDQKGKVTTLSDYKSNPTLNWVPDTPGEYELIVHAKDRFGQKTGTFNDARDSLKIKVVEHETVTGVDLDSNHTSDMPVGSKVTFNASSSGSHNAEYRFIVREQSGKLTTLQEYSNNNKISWSPDKSGQYEIVVHAKDKYSTGHSTFHEARASMKVSFTDKETVSEVSILGDLKDIQRIGTNVNFEAKSKGSRNAEYRFIVRDRTGKLTTIQEYSNKSTVIWSPSEPGRYEVIVHAKDKFSSGTGTFHEARSSVIYNFVEKETVKSVVLSGNKDKNQQVGTEVIFTAEASGSSQTEYRFIVRDQTGKLTTIQEYSENKTITWTPVKQGRYEVIVHAKDRLSTGPGLFNEARASVEYIFTESVYTKDSVKIEEQDIKEEDEAISDDPINESVEEVIEEDAPLLEEVESNVDEDEEIKLIDEGKVEEDFNGNNELNEN
- a CDS encoding response regulator produces the protein MKVMIVDDHTVVRKGLVFYLNTIEDMEIVGEANNGEEALQKLKTVQPDLILMDLFMPKLNGMEATNQIKALYPHVKILVLSSFSDKDHVIPALQAGADGYQLKDIDPEQLVETMRAVLNGENKLHDKVTKFVLNRIATPMSEEEQAIELLTKREREVLVEIASGYSNKEIADRLGITEKTVKTHLSHVFSKLHVSDRTQAALFAVKHSLL
- a CDS encoding S-adenosylmethionine:tRNA ribosyltransferase-isomerase; this translates as MTNLVSFHEAFSLPAHLHANTPAEHRGNDRSDVKLLHTERKSGRIQDHTLTDLTELLQPNDLLLFNRSRTIPAQLVSETDNVTVRLARQLTETSWEALILGKDKTVVQLQDGVTLHVQGDGSEAPLKRVTFHGLHEPVLSFLHKYGEPIRYEYINTPWSLESYQTVFASVPGSIEMPSAGRAFSWKLIHQLKQNHIQVGFLTLHAGISYYEDNQWPDPLHHPEAYMIPAETITAIHEAKARGGRIIAVGTTVVRAVESYAKNKHSHQGAWKDTTNLFIQRETPLQLVDGLLSGLHEPHSSHLELLRAFLPDDALLSSYQHALQNNYLWHEFGDVHLML